GCCCGCCGGGTTGGAGGTGCAACCTACCAGGTACCGATGGAAGTACGTGCAGATCGGGGAACTACGTTAGCGCTCCGCTGGCTAATTCAGTACGCTAGACAACGTTCAGGTCGCTCAATGGCAAGCAAACTTGCTAATGAATTAATGGACGCTGCCAACGAGACAGGAAGTGCAATCCGTAAGCGAGAAGAAACGCATCGTATGGCAGAAGCAAATAAAGCATTCGCTCACTATCGATACTAGAGGGGAAATCAGCATAAATATAGAACGGGTTTCCCTAAACGTATAGAATTTTAACAGAGAGTAATATAAAGATACCTGCGGCAACACAATTCAAGGAGGTAACTGTGGCACGTACAGTCCCGCTGGAAAAAGTACGCAATATCGGGATTGCGGCCCACATTGATGCGGGCAAGACAACAACAACAGAGCGAATTCTCTTTTATTCCGGTATTGTTCACAAAATTGGTGAAGTTCACGAAGGAACAGCAGTCACTGACTGGATGGAGCAAGAGCGGGAACGAGGAATTACAATTACCGCTGCTGCGATTACGACAAGTTGGAAAGATCACCAAATCAATATCATTGATACGCCTGGGCACGTAGACTTCACAATCGAAGTTGAGCGTTCAATGCGAGTACTAGACGGTGTAATTGCCGTGTTCTGCTCGGTTGGTGGCGTGCAACCGCAGTCAGAAACTGTGTGGAGACAGGCAGATCGGTACAAAGTTCCGAGAATTGCCTTTATCAACAAAATGGATCGAACTGGGGCAAACTTCTACAAAGTTTACGACCAAATCCGCGATCGCTTACGTGCCAACGCAGTACCAGTACAACTACCAATCGGTAGCGAAGACACGCTCAGAGGCATTGTAGACCTTGTGCGCATGCGTGCCTTTATTTACACAAACGATAAAGGAACAGATATTCAAGAAGCTGATATCCCTGCCGAAATGCAGGAAGCAGCAGCAGAGTATCGGACAAAACTCATAGAAGCCGTCGCCGAAACCGACGAGGAACTGATCGAAAAGTACCTCGAAGGCGAAGAACTGACTGAAGCAGAAATTCGTAAAGGTTTACGTCAAGGAACAATAGCAGGAACAATTGTGCCTGTGCTGTGTGGTTCGGCTTTTAAAAATAAAGGCGTGCAACTACTGCTCGACGCAGTTGTCGATTATCTTCCAGCACCGATTGACGTACCAGCGATTCAAGGTACGCTACCATCCGGTGATACAGTTGAACGTCAAGCGAGTGATGAAGAACCCTTCTCTGCTTTGGCTTTCAAAATCATGGCAGATCCTTATGGGCGTCTGACCTTTATCCGCGTCTACTCTGGAGTTCTCAAGAAGGGTAGCTATGTCATGAACTCCACTAAGGGTAAGAAAGAGCGAGTATCGCGCTTAGTAGTCTTAAAAGCTGATGAGCGAACCGACGTAGACGAACTCCGCGCTGGCGATTTGGGAGCAGCGCTAGGACTCAAAGACACCTTTACAGGTGATACACTTTGCGATGAGAATGCTCCAGTTATACTAGAGTCTCTGTATATTCCAGAGCCAGTGATCTCGGTAGCGGTCGAACCAAAAACCAAGCAAGACATGGATAAGCTGTCGAAAGCACTGCAATCCCTATCTGAAGAAGATCCGACCTTCCGTGTCAGTGTTGATCCCGAAACGAATCAAACCGTCATTTCAGGAATGGGAGAATTGCACCTAGAAATCCTCGTAGACCGCATGTTACGGGAATTTAAGGTAGAAGCTAACGTAGGTGCACCACAAGTTGCTTACCGTGAAACTGTGCGTAAACCTGTGAAAGCGGAAGGCAAGTTCATTCGTCAAAGTGGTGGTAAAGGTCAATACGGACACGTCGTTGTTGAGCTATCACCAGGCGAACCTGGAACAGGCTTTGAGTTTGTCTCTAAAATTGTGGGCGGTGCAGTACCTAAAGAGTACATCTCCCCCGTCGAACAAGGGATGAAAGAAACCTGTGAATCAGGTGTTTTGGCTGGATATCCAGTTATTGATGTCAAAGCAACTTTGGTTGATGGTTCTTACCACGAAGTTGACTCCTCGGAAATGGCGTTTAAGATCGCTGGTTCAATGGCGATGAAAGAAGCTGTAATGAAAGCTTCACCAGTGCTATTAGAACCTATGATGAAAGTAGAGGTAGAAGTACCCGAAAACTTCCTAGGGGATGTTATGGGCGACCTCAACTCCCGTCGCGGTCAAATCGAAGGCATGGGATCTGATCAAGGCATCGCAAAAGTTACTGCTAAAGTTCCATTGGCAGAAATGTTCGGCTATGCTACAGATATCCGCTCGAAGACCCAAGGTCGGGGTATCTTCACGATGGAGTTTAGTAACTACGAGGAAGTACCTCGCAACGTGGCTGAAGCAATTATCGCTAAAAGTAAAGGGAACGCATAATTAAGAAAGGAACCGATCATTCATGGCACGCGCAAAGTTTGAAAGAACTAAACCCCACGTTAACATCGGTACGATTGGTCACGTTGACCACGGCAAAACCACGCTAACCGCAGCAATCACTATGACCCTGGCGGCTCTGGGTCAAGCGAAAGCTCGCAAATATGATGATATTGATGCTGCTCCTGAAGAAAAGGCTCGCGGTATCACCATCAACACAGCGCACGTGGAGTATGAGACAGAAAAGCGGCACTATGCTCACGTAGACTGCCCAGGACACGCGGACTATGTGAAAAATATGATCACGGGTGCAGCACAAATGGACGGGGCAATCCTCGTTGTGTCTGCGGCTGATGGTCCGATGCCTCAAACTCGCGAACACATTTTGTTAGCAAAACAAGTAGGGGTTCCGAATATCGTTGTCTTCTTAAACAAGAAAGACATGGTAGATGATGAAGAACTTCTAGAACTTGTAGAACTAGAAGTACGCGAGCTTCTTAGCTCATACGACTTCCCTGGCGATGATATCCCCATCGTTGCAGGCAGCGCCTTGTTAGCACTCGAAGCAATGACAGGGAATCCCTCTACACAAAGAGGTGATAACGAATGGGTTGATAAAATCTATGAGTTAATGGATGCAGTCGATGCTTACATTCCAACACCAGAGCGCGATATAGACAAACCCTTCTTGATGGCAGTAGAAGACGTATTCTCGATTTCTGGTCGTGGTACGGTAGCCACAGGTAGAATCGAGCGCGGCAAGATCAAGGTAGGCGAAACCGTGGAGTTAGTGGGTATCAAGAATACTCGTAGCACTACAGTTACTGGTGTAGAAATGTTCCAGAAAACCTTAGATGAAGGTATGGCTGGAGATAACGTGGGAGTACTGCTTCGCGGTTTAAAGAAAGAAGACATCGAGCGAGGAATGGTACTAGCTAAGCCTGGTAGCATCACTCCTCACACCGAATTCGAGTCCGAAGTTTACGTACTGACAGACAAAGAGGGTGGTCGGAAGACACCATTCTTCGCAGGTTATCGTCCTCAGTTCTATGTACGGACAACGGATGTAACTGGCACAATCAAAGCTTTCACTTCTGATGATGGTAGCGAAGCTGAAATGGTGATGCCAGGCGATCGCGTTAAAATGACTGTAGAACTAATCAGCCCGATCGCAATTGAGCAAGGAATGCGCTTTGCAATTCGCGAAGGCGGTCGTACCATTGGTGCAGGTGTTGTTTCTAAAATTGTGAAGTAACACCTTTGTGAACAAATTGAGAGCAGAAAGGCAACGCTCATGCGGTAAAATGCTTTTCTGCTCTTTTAATGTCAAGAGTGCTTCTCAAGTGAGCTATAGACAAGCAAAAAATTACTGAATAATTAAAACTGAACCAGGAAAACTAAAGAAATGGCAACTCTTCAACAGCAAAAAATTCGGATTCGGTTGCAGGCTTTTGATCGCCGCCTACTCGATACTTCGTGTGAAAAGATTGTAGATACGGCAAATCGAACCAACGCTACAGCAATTGGTCCAATTCCCTTACCTACTAAAAAGAAAATTTATTGCGTACTGCGTTCTCCCCATGTCGATAAAGACTCACGCGAACACTTCGAGACACGGACTCATCGCCGCATCATTGATATCTATCAACCTTCTTCTAAAACTATCGATGCCTTGATGAAACTTGATTTACCATCCGGTGTCGATATTGAAGTGAAACTCTAATCTTCAGGATTGGTAATGGGTCATTGGTTATGGGGAATTTACATTACCAATTACCCATTACCTATTACCTTCTATGATTTGGTAATTTTGCTTAACAAATAGGTTAAAGTAAGTATATATTGCGCAGTTACCGTTTTTACTGAGCGAACATGGCATCCTCTTCCAAAATTGCGGTTCGAGAACTGTCCCTGTTTCCTTTACCTGAAGTAGTTCTCTTCCCCGGTAGACCTCTACCCCTACATATCTTTGAATTTCGCTACCGGATCATGATGAACACGATTCTAGAGAGCGATCGCCGATTTGGCGTCCTGTTGTGGGATCCAGTGCAAAATCAACCTGCGACAGTAGGCTGTTGTGCCGAAGTGATTCAGTATCAGCGGCTACCAGACGACCGCATGAATATTCTAACGCTAGGACAGCAGCGCTTTCGCGTTTTAGAATACGTTCGAGAAAAGCCTTACAAAGTCGGTTTAGTCGAGTGGATTGAAGATAACCCGCCCCAAAAAGACCTCAAGCCGTTAGCAAAAGAGGTAGAACAACTACTTCATGATGTCGTGCGTCTCTCGGCGAAGCTAACAGAACAGAATATTGAACTTCCAAAAGATATTCCTGATTTACCGACAGAACTGTCTTATTGGGTCGCGAGTAATCTTTATGGCGTTGCCGCAGAGCAGCAGAACTTACTCGAAATGCAAGACACTGCGGCGCGCTTAGAACGTGAAGCAGAGATTTTAACCTCCACTCGCAATCATTTAGCAGCGCGTACCGTACTGAAAGATACTTTTAACTAAGAATCACTTTTTACCTCCACCACGTTGTAGCTACCGAAGAGTTTGAGAATTTCTGTAAAGGTAGACAGTTCGGCGATTGCAGATTGTACTAGCGGTGAATTGGCATCGGCTTCTAAATCGAGGAAGAAAAGATATTCACCAAGCGATCGCTTCGTCGGGCGCGACTCAATGCGACTGAGATTAATACTGCGCTCTGCAAAAATTTGCAGAGGTTTAACTAAGGCTCCAGGAGTATTAGCAGGCAAACTAAACGCCACAGACGTGTGGGTGTATTTTACAGCAGACATTTGACGACTTACAGAACGCTGACCTACTACCCAAAACCGCGTACAGTTATCGGGATAGTCGTTAATGGCACGCGCCAGAATCGGTAAATTGTAAATTCGGGCTGCACGCAACGAAGATATCGCACCAGCACTGCTTTCTTGTTCGAGATGTTGCAGCGCTTCAGTTGTAGAATTTGCTGGAATTAGCTCAACAGTGGGCAAAAACTGCTCTAGCCATCCTTGACACTGTGCTAGTGCTTGCGGGTGCGAGTATACCGTATTGATAGCTTCTAAACTTGGCGCGTGTGAAAGTAAAGCATGAGTAATTGGTAAAACTAATGCAAGTTGAATTTGTAATTGATCTAGCTGCCAAAGCGTATCTAGGGTAATAGTGACACTACCTTCAATTGAATTCTCAACAGGCACAACGGCAACATCTGCTTTCCCTCGCGCCACAGCTTTTAAAGTTTGAGCAATACTCGGATAAGGACATAGCGTAATTTGTTCTTCGTACTTGAGCCGATTGAGATAAGCTAAAGCTGCTTGTTCTGCATAAGTGCCAGTAGGTCCTAAATGTGCAATCAACATTGCCATGCGTTTTTTTGCCTGTTCAACTTCTACTCATATCTTGCACTGATGTGGCATTATTTTCGTTCATAAAGAGTTTGGCGAATGAACTCGCGCTGCTAGATAAACGAAATCTACCTCTGTAAACTATAAACTATGAGTAAGAAACGTCTTACGCCCTCAAGACTCTTATCTTAGTGTGCTGCTTTGCACACTTTTTTTGAGTAGGGCAACTACGATCTGCCATCATATTGATTATCTTGCTACCATAAAAGGACACGATATACTTCGATATGAGAGATAGTAGCTTTACCTGTAATTTGCAATAACACCGAGTCTATGACATCCTACGCAACAACCTCTGCTAAAGCAGAAATGAGCGAACTGCGCCGCCTAAGAAACTTACTTCCACCCGAATTACAAAGCTGGGTAAGTGTAGAAGGAACAACCGAAGTCAATCCTCCACTCATTACGACAGAAGAGGTTGGCAGAGATCAAGTAGAAGTTCTCATCGATTTAGTTAAATGGGATCAACTAGCAATTGATCAGCGCAATCTGTTGTTTTGGCACGAAGTTGCCCGAATTCAGAACGATACCATTCCTAAAGATGGATGGGAAATGGCAGCCTTGGCGATCGGGTTAGGTGGTGCAGTAGGTGAACTGTGGGTGCAAGACGGATTGTTGCTACTACTAGCGCTTGGACTGTGTGGCGTATCTGGCTATAGGCTATACGTAAAAAATAACGGACAAAAGCAACTACAAGAAGCAATCGAAGCCGATGAAAAAGCGATCGCGCTTGCGACTCGTTTCAACTATACTCTCCCTAATGCCTACAAGAGCCTTGGCAGTGCGCTGAAAACCTTGATTGAACAATCACCTAGCAAGCGTCAACGGGCCAAATATGAATCAAGACTACAAGCCCTCAAGCGCAGTGCAAATAAAGCGAAAGCTCGAACCAAAGCCTCGCCAGGCGTAGTTTATGGCGATTGAATATATTTATAGCTGATTGAGCAGTTTGTGCGTTTGTGGAACAACGCGTACGTGCTTGAGTGATCGCTTCATTTCGGCTTGCCAAGTCAAAACTTGGGCGGGTGTTGGGGCAGAAAAATTTATTTTGCTATGTCGTTGCACTGATTCCAATGGCGTTACGGGCTGGAGGAATAAGACAATTTCGGGGTTAACATCGGCGACTAACTCCGCAGCTTGGTGCAGTTCTGTGCTGTCCGTTTCAGCGGAAACAATGACTTTAACAAACACTTCCACGCCCGACTTGTAGCAACGCTGCAAAAACGTTGCGTGTTCTTGCCAATAGCTTTCGCCACTGACGCTAGGTAACTTCAAATCCATTCCTACCGAGTTGAGATGTGGTAACACTAATGCTAAACGTTGCGGGTGATGTCCGCCGGTTTCTAAGTAAATTGGTAATCCTGTACGTTTTTGTACTTGAGGAAGAAATTGTAATAAAAAGGCACTATGCAGCAAAGGTTCACCACCAGTCAGGCTAATACTGTCGTGTAAACCAGGTACATTAAGTTGCTGCACCCACTTTAAAAGCAAATCGAGCGAAACTGGGTTATCGTAGGTTTCAAAATCGCGCAACCCTGGTGATCGCTCAACGCGATATGTACGCGGTACACTCCAAGTATGTGCACTATCACAAAAGTGACAGCGTAAGTCACACAAGGCAAAGCGAATAAAAATTTGCCGCGTTCCGACATTGAGTCCTTCTCCTTGAATCGCAGAAAAAACCTCAACGAGTCGTGCAGTCGTAGTTTCAGTAGTAGTTACAGACATTGGGCTAAGCAATTGAAATGAGCCATCAGCAGTTTTGTTAGTTTTAATTTATTTCTAACATTTCGTTACAATTAAATGGTGGTATAACCTTCAGTCGTCTTACTGTGCTTTCCGACCAAACTCTAGAGTCACATACTACTAGTGAACGCGATCGCATTCTCGCTTGGCTAGCAGACAACGTACCGCAATCGCGTATCCAACATATTCTCAGAGTAGAACAGATGGCGATCTCATTAGCACGCCATCATCGAGTTGATGTTGAAAAAGCCGCGAAAGCTGCGTTAATGCACGACTTAGCGAAATATTTTAAGCCGCAAAAACTCTTGACGATGGCACACGCAGCAGGGTTAGAGATCGATCCTGTCAGTAAGGCGAATCCTCACTTATTGCACGCGGATGTCGGAGCGCTAATTGCTAGAGATACTTTTAGTGTAAACGATGAAGATGTATGCTCAGCAATTGCTAACCATACTTTAGGTCAACCAGGCATGAATGCGCTTAGCTGCATCGTCTTTTTGGCAGACAGTCTAGAACCAGGGCGCGGCGAAACTCCAGAATTAGAAGAATTGCGCAAGGCAAGTTACCGCAATCTCGAACAAGCAGTTTGGCTAACGTGTGACTACTCATTACGGTTATTAATCGAAACGCATCGCCTAATTCATCCTCGGACAGTTGCGACACGTAACTGGTTTTTGCAAAAAGTAAAAAATTCGCAGCAAGCTACGGATAAAACTGCATGAACTATGGTTTTTTGTTAGTATGCAAGAAAAACCGCAGCAATACCTGTGTCTAGTTATATTTTAAAAAGGTTTAATAAAAATTAATAACTTCTTATGAGGTGTAATGACTGAATATTCGCCAGTAAATTCACAATCGCAGTCTATATCCACGGCAACAAGTGCAGTTAAATCAGCACAAGCAGAGACCGACATTAGTAAAGATTTAGCCCTCACTGCCGCTCAAGCAGCTTCAGATCGTAAAGCAGGCGACATTGTTGTGTTACGAGTTGCGGACGTATCCTACATGGCAGACTATTTTGTCATCGCAACAGGGTACTCGCACGTTCAAGTCCGCGCGATCGCACAAGCAATTGCAGATCAAGTTGAACAAGAGTGGCAACGGCAACCACTACGTACCGAAGGAAAAGTAGATGCGAGTTGGATGTTACAAGACTACGGCGATGTCATAGTTCATGTCATGATGCCAAAAGAGCGCGAGTTTTATAATTTAGAAGCGTTTTGGGGTCATGCAGAACAAATTGAATTTACTACCGCCGATGGGGCATAGCACCATGATGGAGTTTTCAGTGTCGGATTGTCCAGTCCCTGTTGAACAACAGCCACTCAACGAATACGAAGCACTAAAAGCATCAAACTACTTTAGTACTTGTAACTTA
This is a stretch of genomic DNA from Chroogloeocystis siderophila 5.2 s.c.1. It encodes these proteins:
- the rpsG gene encoding 30S ribosomal protein S7 yields the protein MSRRTVIQKRPVPPDSVYNSRIISMMMRRVMRSGKKSLAARIIYDAMKTIEERTGGDPIETFERAVRNATPLVEVKARRVGGATYQVPMEVRADRGTTLALRWLIQYARQRSGRSMASKLANELMDAANETGSAIRKREETHRMAEANKAFAHYRY
- the fusA gene encoding elongation factor G is translated as MARTVPLEKVRNIGIAAHIDAGKTTTTERILFYSGIVHKIGEVHEGTAVTDWMEQERERGITITAAAITTSWKDHQINIIDTPGHVDFTIEVERSMRVLDGVIAVFCSVGGVQPQSETVWRQADRYKVPRIAFINKMDRTGANFYKVYDQIRDRLRANAVPVQLPIGSEDTLRGIVDLVRMRAFIYTNDKGTDIQEADIPAEMQEAAAEYRTKLIEAVAETDEELIEKYLEGEELTEAEIRKGLRQGTIAGTIVPVLCGSAFKNKGVQLLLDAVVDYLPAPIDVPAIQGTLPSGDTVERQASDEEPFSALAFKIMADPYGRLTFIRVYSGVLKKGSYVMNSTKGKKERVSRLVVLKADERTDVDELRAGDLGAALGLKDTFTGDTLCDENAPVILESLYIPEPVISVAVEPKTKQDMDKLSKALQSLSEEDPTFRVSVDPETNQTVISGMGELHLEILVDRMLREFKVEANVGAPQVAYRETVRKPVKAEGKFIRQSGGKGQYGHVVVELSPGEPGTGFEFVSKIVGGAVPKEYISPVEQGMKETCESGVLAGYPVIDVKATLVDGSYHEVDSSEMAFKIAGSMAMKEAVMKASPVLLEPMMKVEVEVPENFLGDVMGDLNSRRGQIEGMGSDQGIAKVTAKVPLAEMFGYATDIRSKTQGRGIFTMEFSNYEEVPRNVAEAIIAKSKGNA
- the tuf gene encoding elongation factor Tu, which encodes MARAKFERTKPHVNIGTIGHVDHGKTTLTAAITMTLAALGQAKARKYDDIDAAPEEKARGITINTAHVEYETEKRHYAHVDCPGHADYVKNMITGAAQMDGAILVVSAADGPMPQTREHILLAKQVGVPNIVVFLNKKDMVDDEELLELVELEVRELLSSYDFPGDDIPIVAGSALLALEAMTGNPSTQRGDNEWVDKIYELMDAVDAYIPTPERDIDKPFLMAVEDVFSISGRGTVATGRIERGKIKVGETVELVGIKNTRSTTVTGVEMFQKTLDEGMAGDNVGVLLRGLKKEDIERGMVLAKPGSITPHTEFESEVYVLTDKEGGRKTPFFAGYRPQFYVRTTDVTGTIKAFTSDDGSEAEMVMPGDRVKMTVELISPIAIEQGMRFAIREGGRTIGAGVVSKIVK
- the rpsJ gene encoding 30S ribosomal protein S10; its protein translation is MATLQQQKIRIRLQAFDRRLLDTSCEKIVDTANRTNATAIGPIPLPTKKKIYCVLRSPHVDKDSREHFETRTHRRIIDIYQPSSKTIDALMKLDLPSGVDIEVKL
- a CDS encoding LON peptidase substrate-binding domain-containing protein, whose protein sequence is MASSSKIAVRELSLFPLPEVVLFPGRPLPLHIFEFRYRIMMNTILESDRRFGVLLWDPVQNQPATVGCCAEVIQYQRLPDDRMNILTLGQQRFRVLEYVREKPYKVGLVEWIEDNPPQKDLKPLAKEVEQLLHDVVRLSAKLTEQNIELPKDIPDLPTELSYWVASNLYGVAAEQQNLLEMQDTAARLEREAEILTSTRNHLAARTVLKDTFN
- the pheA gene encoding prephenate dehydratase, which translates into the protein MAMLIAHLGPTGTYAEQAALAYLNRLKYEEQITLCPYPSIAQTLKAVARGKADVAVVPVENSIEGSVTITLDTLWQLDQLQIQLALVLPITHALLSHAPSLEAINTVYSHPQALAQCQGWLEQFLPTVELIPANSTTEALQHLEQESSAGAISSLRAARIYNLPILARAINDYPDNCTRFWVVGQRSVSRQMSAVKYTHTSVAFSLPANTPGALVKPLQIFAERSINLSRIESRPTKRSLGEYLFFLDLEADANSPLVQSAIAELSTFTEILKLFGSYNVVEVKSDS
- a CDS encoding DUF3318 domain-containing protein, giving the protein MTSYATTSAKAEMSELRRLRNLLPPELQSWVSVEGTTEVNPPLITTEEVGRDQVEVLIDLVKWDQLAIDQRNLLFWHEVARIQNDTIPKDGWEMAALAIGLGGAVGELWVQDGLLLLLALGLCGVSGYRLYVKNNGQKQLQEAIEADEKAIALATRFNYTLPNAYKSLGSALKTLIEQSPSKRQRAKYESRLQALKRSANKAKARTKASPGVVYGD
- a CDS encoding 7-carboxy-7-deazaguanine synthase QueE, with amino-acid sequence MSVTTTETTTARLVEVFSAIQGEGLNVGTRQIFIRFALCDLRCHFCDSAHTWSVPRTYRVERSPGLRDFETYDNPVSLDLLLKWVQQLNVPGLHDSISLTGGEPLLHSAFLLQFLPQVQKRTGLPIYLETGGHHPQRLALVLPHLNSVGMDLKLPSVSGESYWQEHATFLQRCYKSGVEVFVKVIVSAETDSTELHQAAELVADVNPEIVLFLQPVTPLESVQRHSKINFSAPTPAQVLTWQAEMKRSLKHVRVVPQTHKLLNQL
- the yqeK gene encoding bis(5'-nucleosyl)-tetraphosphatase (symmetrical) YqeK; amino-acid sequence: MLSDQTLESHTTSERDRILAWLADNVPQSRIQHILRVEQMAISLARHHRVDVEKAAKAALMHDLAKYFKPQKLLTMAHAAGLEIDPVSKANPHLLHADVGALIARDTFSVNDEDVCSAIANHTLGQPGMNALSCIVFLADSLEPGRGETPELEELRKASYRNLEQAVWLTCDYSLRLLIETHRLIHPRTVATRNWFLQKVKNSQQATDKTA
- the rsfS gene encoding ribosome silencing factor — encoded protein: MTEYSPVNSQSQSISTATSAVKSAQAETDISKDLALTAAQAASDRKAGDIVVLRVADVSYMADYFVIATGYSHVQVRAIAQAIADQVEQEWQRQPLRTEGKVDASWMLQDYGDVIVHVMMPKEREFYNLEAFWGHAEQIEFTTADGA